From one Sesamum indicum cultivar Zhongzhi No. 13 linkage group LG13, S_indicum_v1.0, whole genome shotgun sequence genomic stretch:
- the LOC105176245 gene encoding uncharacterized protein LOC105176245 isoform X2: MAVVLTPLPLSFQRSLYLCPCRTSFQSPSNIPRRFITFAVVKRSPKRLKYSSPRFTKEDGLLYVEVDPWGADSWKLDPIVELLKQGAVGVIPTDTVIKDIEPSKPLSILCHSFKDIDKYTTGFPRGNGQGLTNIFRAVKHCLPGPYTFILTASKELPKQCIRYGTTASKYASRKNVGVRIPDDPVCQAILEKMEAPLISTSVKSPKENEWMLDPVVIADVYGPEGLDFVVAAGTRVADPSTVVDMTGSLPRIIRQGKGPKQPWMVAEEEEEEDSDVKEDHVVPRVA, encoded by the exons ATGGCGGTGGTGTTGACACCTCTCCCTCTCTCCTTTCAGCGTTCCCTCTATCTATGTCCATGCCGCACTTCCTTTCAATCTCCTTCAAACATTCCTCGTCGATTCATTACATTCGCAGTTGTTAAGAGGAGCCCCAAACGTCTCAAGTACTCTTCCCCTCGATTTACTAAG GAGGATGGATTATTGTATGTTGAGGTTGATCCGTGGGGGGCCGACTCTTGGAAATTGGACCCCATTGTTGAGCTCTTGAAACAAGGAGCTGTTGGAGTTATTCCAACTGATACTGT AATAAAAGATATAGAACCTTCAAAG CCACTTAGCATTTTATGTCACTCTTTCAAAGACATTGACAAATACACTACAGGATTTCCTCGTGGCAATGGCCAAGGTCTTACAAACATTTTCCGAGCTGTTAAACATTGCCTACCTGGTCCG TACACTTTCATTTTGACTGCAAGTAAGGAACTGCCAAAGCAATGCATACGATATGGAACTACAGCTTCCAAGTATGCATCAAGGAAGAATGTAGGTGTTCGTATACCAGATGATCCTGTTTGCCAGGCAATACTGGAGAAGATGGAAGCCCCTTTAATATCCACAAG TGTCAAGTCGCCAAAGGAGAATGAATGGATGTTAGATCCGGTCGTGATAGCTGACGTATATGGACCTGAg GGTCTTGATTTTGTTGTTGCCGCTGGTACTAGAGTTGCTGATCCATCTACTGTGGTGGACATGACTGGGAGTTTGCCTCGAATAATACGACAAGGAAAG GGTCCTAAGCAGCCGTGGATGGttgcagaagaagaagaagaagaagattctGATGTAAAGGAAGACCACGTGGTCCCTCGTGTAGCTTAG
- the LOC105176247 gene encoding transcription and mRNA export factor SUS1 codes for MSRRHSVNRPPTPDVRDDDEDDRPKEPTLLEIVNIKLIESGEKERLMELVRERLVECGWKDEMRALCRAFIKKNGRENVTVDDLVRAITPKGRASIPDSVKAELLQKIRTFLVSVAH; via the exons AT GAGTAGAAGGCATTCGGTGAATCGACCGCCGACTCCGGACGTACGGGATGATGACGAAGATGATCGACCAAAGGAGCCTACGCTTCTCGAAATCGTCAATATTAAG TTGATTGAAAGTGGAGAGAAGGAGCGGTTGATGGAGCTGGTGAGGGAGAGGCTGGTGGAGTGCGGGTGGAAGGATGAAATGAGAGCTCTTTGCAG GGCATTTATAAAGAAGAACGGGAGGGAGAATGTCACTGTTGATGATCTAGTCCGTGCAATTACCCCAAAAGGCAGAG CTTCAATACCAGATTCTGTGAAAGCTGAGCTTCTGCAGAAGATCCGAACCTTTCTTGTTTCAGTTGCCCATTAA
- the LOC105176241 gene encoding peroxidase 51, translating into MDKYYCKSLCFLILMLIVTRMGEAQLMENFYSSSCPNVEAIVRQVVRTKINQTFVTIPATLRLYFHDCFVEGCDASVVIASPNNDAEKDAPDNLSLAGDGFDTVVKAKQAVEAQCPGIVSCADILAIAARDVVFLAGGPAYDVELGRRDGLISQASRVAGNLPEPTFNLIQLNTIFAKNNLSQIDMIALSGAHTLGFSHCNRVANRLYSFSPSNPVDPALDPTYAQQLMQECPQNVDPQIAINMDPVTPQTFDNVYFQNLVGGKGLFTSDQVLFTDPASQPTVMDFAQNSGDFNGAFITAMTKLGRVGVKIGNQGEIRRDCTAFNS; encoded by the exons ATGGATAAGTACTACTGCAAGAGTTTGTGTTTCTTGATATTAATGTTGATCGTGACGAGGATGGGTGAAGCGCAACTGATGGAGAACTTTTACAGCTCAAGCTGTCCAAATGTTGAGGCCATTGTCCGGCAGGTTGTGCGAACAAAGATAAACCAGACGTTCGTCACCATTCCAGCCACTCTTCGCCTCTATTTCCATGACTGTTTTGTCGAG GGATGTGATGCCTCTGTTGTTATTGCTTCACCGAATAATGATGCCGAGAAAGATGCTCCAGACAATCTGTCACTAGCAGGAGATGGCTTTGACACTGTTGTCAAGGCAAAACAAGCAGTAGAGGCTCAGTGCCCTGGCATAGTATCATGTGCCGACATTTTAGCTATTGCTGCTAGAGATGTTGTGTTCCTG GCTGGAGGTCCTGCATACGACGTGGAACTGGGAAGGCGTGACGGACTCATTTCCCAAGCTTCTCGCGTAGCAGGAAATTTACCAGAGCCAACTTTCAATCTCATCCAACTCAACACCATCTTTGCAAAGAATAATCTGTCCCAGATTGATATGATTGCACTATCAGGAGCTCACACACTAGGATTTTCCCACTGCAACCGTGTCGCAAACCGGCTCTACTCATTTTCTCCCTCCAACCCTGTTGACCCTGCCCTGGATCCAACCTATGCACAGCAGTTGATGCAAGAATGCCCACAGAATGTGGACCCACAGATAGCTATAAACATGGACCCTGTAACTCCACAAACATTTGACAATGTCTACTTTCAGAATCTAGTCGGAGGGAAAGGTTTGTTTACATCTGATCAGGTGCTGTTCACTGACCCAGCATCTCAACCTACTGTGATGGATTTTGCCCAAAACTCTGGTGACTTCAATGGAGCTTTTATCACAGCAATGACGAAGCTTGGCCGGGTTGGCGTAAAAATCGGAAACCAAGGAGAAATAAGAAGGGACTGCACTGCAttcaattcataa
- the LOC105176248 gene encoding B2 protein gives MESIHSFWQLGDELRGQSKVSEDHKWLVAASKLAEQTRPKAEHRINLDLSKGSAEVRPRDNYGFQEDNKFESFNFNMLNLESKMNENITKNSPRNVIYNMNPIYQNPNASFAGNVTGGKYSSISNSKEHNNNNSSNNSNSKEDSANASNAVDKRFKTLPAAEMLPRSEVLGGYIFVCNNDTMQEDLKRQLFGLPPRYRDSVRAITPGLPLFLYNYTTHQLHGIFEAASFGGTNIDPTAWEDKKCKGESRFPAQVRIRVRKICKPLEEDAFRPVLHHYDGPKFRLELSVPETLDLLDLCEQTGA, from the exons ATGGAGAGTATTCACAGCTTTTGGCAGTTGGGTGATGAGCTCCGAGGACAGTCAAAAGTCTCAGAGGATCACAAATGGTTGGTGGCTGCTTCAAAATTGGCTGAGCAGACAAGGCCAAAGGCTGAGCATAGGATTAACCTTGATCTCTCAAAGGGTTCTGCTGAAGTGAGACCAAGGGACAATTATGGATTTCAGGAAGACAACAAGTTTGAAAGTTTTAATTTCAACATGTTAAACTTGGAAAGCAAGATGAATGagaacataacaaaaaattcccCTAGAAATGTCATTTACAATATGAACCCGATTTATCAGAATCCCAATGCCAGCTTCGCGGGAAATGTAACTGGAGGCAAGTATAGCAGTATCAGCAACAGCAAGGAgcataacaacaacaatagcAGCAATAATAGTAACAGCAAGGAGGACAGCGCAAATGCAAGCAATGCTGTTGACAAAAGGTTTAAGACCTTGCCTGCAGCCGAGATGCTCCCCAGGAGTGAGGTCCTTGGTGGATACATCTTTGTCTGCAACAATGATACAATGCAGGAGGATTTGAAGAGACAACTCTTCG GTTTGCCACCAAGATATAGAGACTCCGTGAGGGCAATAACACCTGGTTTACCTCTGTTCCTCTACAATTACACCACTCACCAGTTGCATGGTATTTTTGAG GCAGCAAGTTTTGGGGGTACCAACATTGATCCTACTGCTTGGgaagataaaaaatgcaaaggTGAATCAAGGTTCCCTGCCCAG GTAAGAATTCGTGTGAGGAAAATTTGCAAGCCTCTTGAGGAAGATGCTTTTAGGCCAGTTTTGCATCATTATGATGGTCCTAAGTTCCGACTTGAGCTCTCTGTACCTGAG ACTTTGGACTTGCTAGATCTTTGTGAACAAACCGGTGCATAA
- the LOC105176242 gene encoding zinc finger protein 511 has translation MVMDVEETGTGLKFPYWNPLRRRFAPDAPFFAAGSIERELLAKQVALDLTEEEKQQIREGVEDWGSSEVFCQIVGCGAYLKSLEDFEDHYNARHMASCSVCSRVYPTSRLLSIHVSEAHDSFFQAKVARGYAMYECLVEGCDAKLKSYKSRHQHLVDKHKFPPSFEFFKKAKPSKRQRQKVLRKQALHKTENASTEMQVEQENIDNLVSAVSRLSTSDSPSSISFGRRHTRGLAFVPRAIQKERRPDPSPEQMKR, from the exons ATGGTTATGGACGTAGAAGAGACTGGAACCGGCTTGAAGTTTCCTTATTGGAACCCGCTACGAAGGCGTTTCGCACCGGATGCTCCATTTTTCGCCGCTGGTAGCATAGAAAGAGAACTCCTCGCCAAACAA gTTGCTTTGGATTTAACAGAGGAAGAAAAACAGCAGATACGAGAAGGAGTGGAAGATTGGGGAAGCAG TGAAGTGTTTTGCCAAATCGTTGGTTGTGGAGCATATCTGAAATCTTTGGAGGACTTTGAAGATCATTATAATGCACGGCATATGGCATCTTGTTCAGTCTGCTCACGAGTATATCCAACGTCACGCTTACTTAGTATACATGTATCTGAAGCTCATGATTCTTTCTTCCAGGCAAAAGTTGCCCGTGGATATGctatg TATGAATGCCTTGTTGAAGGTTGTGATGCCAAGCTGAAGAGCTACAAGAGCCGGCATCAACACCTAGTTGACAAGCATAAATTCCCCCCTTCATTCGAGTTCTTCAAGAAGGCTAAACCATCTAAAAGACAGAGGCAGAAAGTCTTGCGCAAACAAGCATTGCACAAGACAGAAAATGCATCAACTGAAATGCAAGTGGAGCAAGAAAACATCGACAATCTTGTTTCAGCAGTCTCAAGATTAAGCACTTCTGATTCTCCTTCATCAATCAGTTTTGGACGCCGCCATACTCGTGGTCTTGCTTTTGTGCCTCGAGCCATTCAGAAAGAGAGAAGACCGGACCCTTCACCAGAGCAAATGAAAAGATAG
- the LOC105176243 gene encoding 50S ribosomal protein L27, chloroplastic, which translates to MAAASLSLSFSLAGAFKGLSIGSSSFLRGDLGSIHVGKSVSISFPIKPPLTIESAHKKGAGSTKNGRDSPGQRLGVKIFGDQVAKPGSIIVRQRGTKFHPGKNVGLGKDHTIFSLIDGLVKFEKFGPDRKKVSVYPRVVQPENPNSYRARKRESFRLQRERRRARREGTVAADPQLLLASAAETSEETPAC; encoded by the exons ATGGCGGCTGCAagtttgagtttgagtttCAGTCTGGCAGGGGCATTCAAAGGACTGTCAATTGGTTCCTCTTCCTTTCTCCGAGGCGACTTGGGTTCGATTCACGTCGGAAAAAGTGTCTCGATTTCGTTTCCGATTAAACCGCCGCTGACAATTGAGTCAGCACACAAGAAAGGAGCTGGAAGCACGAAAAATGGACGCGACTCGCCGGGACAGAGGCTTGGAGTCAAAATATTCGGCGACCAAGTGGCCAAGCCTGGCTCCATTATCGTCCGCCAACGCGGAACAAAG TTTCACCCGGGGAAGAATGTTGGGCTGGGCAAGGATCACACTATCTTCTCTTTGATTGATGGGCTAGTCAAATTCGAGAAGTTTGGACCCGATAGGAAAAAG GTAAGCGTTTACCCCCGCGTTGTGCAACCAGAAAACCCCAATAGTTATAGAGCAAGGAAAAGAGAGTCCTTCAGGTTACAGCGCGAGCGTAGAAGAGCACGAAGAGAAGGCACCGTGGCCGCTGACCCACAGCTGCTACTTGCCTCTGCTGCTGAAACCTCTGAAGAGACTCCAGCTTGTTGA
- the LOC105176249 gene encoding sulfite oxidase isoform X1, whose product MPGLRAPSDYSQEPPRHPALLVNSKEPFNAEPHRSALVSSYVTPVEFFYKRNHGPVPVVDDIDKYSVSIRGLIEHPKELYMKDILKLPKYAIAATLQCAGNRRTAMSKTRKVRGVGWDISAIGNAVWGGAKLADVLELFGIPKSSNKSPCGGRHVEFISIDRCKEENGGPYKSSIPLSQATNPEADVLLAYEMNGETLNRDHGYPLRVIVPGVIGARSVKWLDSINIIAEECQGFFTQKDYKMFPPSVNWDNIDWSTRRPQMDFPVQSAICSLDDVNNVKPGKQINIKGYAVSGGGRGIERVDVSIDGGKTWVEASKSQKAGIPYISDDTSSDKWAWVLFEAEVDVPETTEIVAKAVDIAGNVQPENAEVIWNLRGILNTSWHRVNVQISHSNL is encoded by the exons ATGCCGGGACTAAGAGCGCCTTCCGACTATTCCCAAGAACCTCCTCGCCACCCTGCTCTTCTCGTTAATTCTAAG GAGCCTTTCAATGCGGAGCCACATCGTTCAGCTTTAGTTTCATCTTATGTGACGCCTGTCGAATTCTTCTATAAGAGGAACCACGGACCAGTTCCAGTAGTCGATGACATTGACAA ATACAGTGTTTCTATCAGGGGCCTAATAGAACATCCCAAAGAGCTCTACATGAAAGATATCCT GAAGCTTCCAAAATATGCCATCGCTGCCACCCTACAG TGTGCTGGCAATAGGAGGACGGCCATGAGCAAAACTCGAAAGGTTAGAGGAGTTGGATGGGACATTAGTGCCATAGGAAATG CTGTTTGGGGTGGGGCAAAATTAGCAGATGTTCTCGAACTGTTTGGTATTCCTAAGTCCTCAAATAAATCACCGTGTGGGGGAAGACATGTAGAATTCATAAGCATCGATAGGTGTAAG GAAGAGAACGGAGGCCCTTATAAATCATCAATTCCATTAAGTCAGGCCACAAACCCTGAAGCTGATGTTTTACTAGCTTATGAGATGAATGGAGAG ACTCTTAACAGGGATCATGGATATCCCCTGCGCGTGATTGTCCCTGGTGTTATTGGTGCTCGTTCTGTCAAATGGCTTGATTCCATCAATATCATTGCAGAAGAATGCCAG GGCTTCTTTACGCAAAAGGATTATAAAATGTTTCCACCTTCAGTCAATTGGGATAACATCGATTGGTCGACAAGGCGGCCACAAATGGATTTTCCTGTTCAG AGTGCAATATGTTCTCTCGACGATGTAAACAATGTAAAACCTGGAAAG cagaTAAATATCAAGGGTTATGCAGTATCAGGAGGCGGACGAGGCATAGAGAGAGTTGATGTATCCATAGATGGTGGGAAGACGTGGGTGGAAGCCTCCAAATCTCAGAAAGCTGGAATTCCATATATTTCTGATGATACAAGTAGTGATAAATGGGCATGGGTGCTTTTTGAGGCTGAGGTCGACGTCCCAGAGACCACTGAAATTGTTGCCAAAGCG GTGGATATAGCTGGAAATGTCCAACCGGAAAATGCAGAAGTAATTTGGAACTTGAGGGGGATACTAAACACCTCATGGCATCGAGTTAATGTTCAGATTAGTCACTCTAATCTGTAG
- the LOC105176246 gene encoding mitochondrial import receptor subunit TOM20 isoform X1, with product MDMSSDFDRLLFFEHARRTAEATYAKNPLDADNLTRWGGVLLELSQFQNGPDSKKMVQDAIEKLEEALVINPRKHDALWCLGNAYTSNAFLIPDLDEAKGYFDKATHYFEQAYEVEPQNELYKKSLEVASKAPELHVEIHKHGLAQQAMGQGPSSSSSTKQQTTKKSKSSDLKYDIFGWIILAVGIVAWVGFAKSNMPPPPPR from the exons ATGGACATGTCCAGCGATTTCGATCGCCTCCTTTTCTTCGAGCACGCTCGCAGAACCGCCGAAGCTACCTACGCCAAAAACCCTCTCGACGCCGAT AACTTGACCAGATGGGGAGGAGTCTTGCTGGAATTGTCGCAGTTTCAGAACGGTCCGGATTCCAAGAAGATGGTTCAAG atGCTATTGAGAAGTTGGAGGAGGCACTAGTTATTAACCCTAGAAAGCATGATGCACTCTGGTGCCTCGGAAATGCATACACATCTAATGCATTTCTCATTCCTGATCTTGATGAGGCTAAGGGTTACTTCGACAAGGCTACCCATTACTTTGAGCAAGCATATGAAGTG GAACCACAAAATGAACTTTACAAGAAGTCTTTAGAAGTGGCTTCCAAG GCTCCTGAGTTACATGTGGAGATCCACAAGCATGGTTTGGCTCAGCAGGCTATGGGACAGGGCCCTTCATCATCTTCTAGTACGAAG CAGCAGACTACCAAGAAGAGCAAAAGTAGTGATCTCAAGTATGACATCTTTGGCTGGATAATCCTAGCAGTTGGGATTGTTGCATGGGTGGGATTTGCAAAATCTAATATGCCTCCACCTCCTCCAAGATAA
- the LOC105176246 gene encoding mitochondrial import receptor subunit TOM20 isoform X2 gives MDMSSDFDRLLFFEHARRTAEATYAKNPLDADNLTRWGGVLLELSQFQNGPDSKKMVQDAIEKLEEALVINPRKHDALWCLGNAYTSNAFLIPDLDEAKGYFDKATHYFEQAYEVEPQNELYKKSLEVASKAPELHVEIHKHGLAQQAMGQGPSSSSSTKQTTKKSKSSDLKYDIFGWIILAVGIVAWVGFAKSNMPPPPPR, from the exons ATGGACATGTCCAGCGATTTCGATCGCCTCCTTTTCTTCGAGCACGCTCGCAGAACCGCCGAAGCTACCTACGCCAAAAACCCTCTCGACGCCGAT AACTTGACCAGATGGGGAGGAGTCTTGCTGGAATTGTCGCAGTTTCAGAACGGTCCGGATTCCAAGAAGATGGTTCAAG atGCTATTGAGAAGTTGGAGGAGGCACTAGTTATTAACCCTAGAAAGCATGATGCACTCTGGTGCCTCGGAAATGCATACACATCTAATGCATTTCTCATTCCTGATCTTGATGAGGCTAAGGGTTACTTCGACAAGGCTACCCATTACTTTGAGCAAGCATATGAAGTG GAACCACAAAATGAACTTTACAAGAAGTCTTTAGAAGTGGCTTCCAAG GCTCCTGAGTTACATGTGGAGATCCACAAGCATGGTTTGGCTCAGCAGGCTATGGGACAGGGCCCTTCATCATCTTCTAGTACGAAG CAGACTACCAAGAAGAGCAAAAGTAGTGATCTCAAGTATGACATCTTTGGCTGGATAATCCTAGCAGTTGGGATTGTTGCATGGGTGGGATTTGCAAAATCTAATATGCCTCCACCTCCTCCAAGATAA
- the LOC105176244 gene encoding ribonucleoside-diphosphate reductase small chain → MPSIPEEPLLAPNPDRFCMFPIHYPQVWEMYKKAEASFWTAEEVDLSQDLRHWEALTSDEKHFVKHVLAFFAASDGIVLENLAGRFMKEVQISEARAFYGFQIAIENIHSEMYSLLLESYIKDSAEKNHLFRAIETVPCVEKKAKWAMRWIDGSESFAERLVAFACVEGIFFSGSFCAIFWLKKRGMMPGLTFSNELISRDEGLHCDFACLLYSLLKMKLSEEKVKGIVADAVNIEREFVCDALPCALVGMNGDLMSQYIEFVADRLLNALGYGKLYHVQNPFDWMELISLQGKTNFFEKRVGEYQKASVMSSLNGNGATHVFKLDEDF, encoded by the coding sequence ATGCCTTCCATCCCAGAAGAACCTCTCCTCGCTCCCAACCCCGACCGCTTCTGTATGTTCCCCATTCACTACCCACAGGTCTGGGAGATGTACAAAAAAGCAGAAGCTTCCTTCTGGACCGCCGAGGAAGTTGATTTATCTCAGGACCTCCGCCATTGGGAAGCCCTCACCTCCGACGAGAAGCATTTCGTCAAACACGTCCTCGCCTTCTTTGCTGCCTCCGATGGTATCGTTTTGGAAAATCTCGCTGGACGCTTCATGAAAGAGGTCCAGATCTCCGAGGCCCGTGCCTTCTACGGCTTCCAAATTGCCATTGAGAACATTCATTCCGAGATGTACAGTCTTCTGCTTGAGTCTTACATCAAAGACTCGGCCGAGAAAAACCACCTCTTCCGCGCAATTGAGACCGTTCCTTGCGTGGAAAAGAAGGCCAAGTGGGCCATGCGCTGGATTGATGGCTCTGAATCCTTTGCTGAGCGGTTAGTCGCCTTTGCTTGTGTTGAGGGGATATTTTTCTCGGGGAGCTTCTGCGCCATATTTTGGTTGAAAAAGCGCGGGATGATGCCGGGCTTGACTTTCTCCAATGAATTAATTTCGCGAGATGAAGGTTTGCATTGTGATTTTGCGTGCCTGCTTTACAGTTTGTTGAAAATGAAGCTGAGTGAGGAGAAAGTGAAAGGAATAGTGGCGGACGCAGTGAATATAGAGAGGGAGTTTGTGTGTGATGCGCTGCCTTGCGCGCTGGTGGGGATGAATGGAGATTTGATGAGCCAGTACATTGAATTTGTGGCTGATAGACTGTTGAATGCTTTGGGCTATGGAAAGTTGTACCATGTGCAGAATCCATTTGATTGGATGGAATTGATTAGTTTGcaagggaaaacaaacttctttGAGAAGAGGGTTGGGGAATATCAGAAGGCATCAGTCATGTCTAGCTTGAACGGCAATGGTGCCACCCATGTGTTCAAGTTGGATGAGGATTTCTGA
- the LOC105176249 gene encoding sulfite oxidase isoform X2, whose translation MPGLRAPSDYSQEPPRHPALLVNSKEPFNAEPHRSALVSSYVTPVEFFYKRNHGPVPVVDDIDKYSVSIRGLIEHPKELYMKDILKLPKYAIAATLQCAGNRRTAMSKTRKVRGVGWDISAIGNAVWGGAKLADVLELFGIPKSSNKSPCGGRHVEFISIDRCKEENGGPYKSSIPLSQATNPEADVLLAYEMNGETLNRDHGYPLRVIVPGVIGARSVKWLDSINIIAEECQGFFTQKDYKMFPPSVNWDNIDWSTRRPQMDFPVQSAICSLDDVNNVKPGKINIKGYAVSGGGRGIERVDVSIDGGKTWVEASKSQKAGIPYISDDTSSDKWAWVLFEAEVDVPETTEIVAKAVDIAGNVQPENAEVIWNLRGILNTSWHRVNVQISHSNL comes from the exons ATGCCGGGACTAAGAGCGCCTTCCGACTATTCCCAAGAACCTCCTCGCCACCCTGCTCTTCTCGTTAATTCTAAG GAGCCTTTCAATGCGGAGCCACATCGTTCAGCTTTAGTTTCATCTTATGTGACGCCTGTCGAATTCTTCTATAAGAGGAACCACGGACCAGTTCCAGTAGTCGATGACATTGACAA ATACAGTGTTTCTATCAGGGGCCTAATAGAACATCCCAAAGAGCTCTACATGAAAGATATCCT GAAGCTTCCAAAATATGCCATCGCTGCCACCCTACAG TGTGCTGGCAATAGGAGGACGGCCATGAGCAAAACTCGAAAGGTTAGAGGAGTTGGATGGGACATTAGTGCCATAGGAAATG CTGTTTGGGGTGGGGCAAAATTAGCAGATGTTCTCGAACTGTTTGGTATTCCTAAGTCCTCAAATAAATCACCGTGTGGGGGAAGACATGTAGAATTCATAAGCATCGATAGGTGTAAG GAAGAGAACGGAGGCCCTTATAAATCATCAATTCCATTAAGTCAGGCCACAAACCCTGAAGCTGATGTTTTACTAGCTTATGAGATGAATGGAGAG ACTCTTAACAGGGATCATGGATATCCCCTGCGCGTGATTGTCCCTGGTGTTATTGGTGCTCGTTCTGTCAAATGGCTTGATTCCATCAATATCATTGCAGAAGAATGCCAG GGCTTCTTTACGCAAAAGGATTATAAAATGTTTCCACCTTCAGTCAATTGGGATAACATCGATTGGTCGACAAGGCGGCCACAAATGGATTTTCCTGTTCAG AGTGCAATATGTTCTCTCGACGATGTAAACAATGTAAAACCTGGAAAG aTAAATATCAAGGGTTATGCAGTATCAGGAGGCGGACGAGGCATAGAGAGAGTTGATGTATCCATAGATGGTGGGAAGACGTGGGTGGAAGCCTCCAAATCTCAGAAAGCTGGAATTCCATATATTTCTGATGATACAAGTAGTGATAAATGGGCATGGGTGCTTTTTGAGGCTGAGGTCGACGTCCCAGAGACCACTGAAATTGTTGCCAAAGCG GTGGATATAGCTGGAAATGTCCAACCGGAAAATGCAGAAGTAATTTGGAACTTGAGGGGGATACTAAACACCTCATGGCATCGAGTTAATGTTCAGATTAGTCACTCTAATCTGTAG
- the LOC105176245 gene encoding uncharacterized protein LOC105176245 isoform X1 encodes MAVVLTPLPLSFQRSLYLCPCRTSFQSPSNIPRRFITFAVVKRSPKRLKYSSPRFTKEDGLLYVEVDPWGADSWKLDPIVELLKQGAVGVIPTDTVYAIACDLRNNSAIERLRRIKDIEPSKPLSILCHSFKDIDKYTTGFPRGNGQGLTNIFRAVKHCLPGPYTFILTASKELPKQCIRYGTTASKYASRKNVGVRIPDDPVCQAILEKMEAPLISTSVKSPKENEWMLDPVVIADVYGPEGLDFVVAAGTRVADPSTVVDMTGSLPRIIRQGKGPKQPWMVAEEEEEEDSDVKEDHVVPRVA; translated from the exons ATGGCGGTGGTGTTGACACCTCTCCCTCTCTCCTTTCAGCGTTCCCTCTATCTATGTCCATGCCGCACTTCCTTTCAATCTCCTTCAAACATTCCTCGTCGATTCATTACATTCGCAGTTGTTAAGAGGAGCCCCAAACGTCTCAAGTACTCTTCCCCTCGATTTACTAAG GAGGATGGATTATTGTATGTTGAGGTTGATCCGTGGGGGGCCGACTCTTGGAAATTGGACCCCATTGTTGAGCTCTTGAAACAAGGAGCTGTTGGAGTTATTCCAACTGATACTGT gtATGCAATAGCTTGTGATCTGAGAAACAACTCAGCCATTGAACGGTTGCGTAG AATAAAAGATATAGAACCTTCAAAG CCACTTAGCATTTTATGTCACTCTTTCAAAGACATTGACAAATACACTACAGGATTTCCTCGTGGCAATGGCCAAGGTCTTACAAACATTTTCCGAGCTGTTAAACATTGCCTACCTGGTCCG TACACTTTCATTTTGACTGCAAGTAAGGAACTGCCAAAGCAATGCATACGATATGGAACTACAGCTTCCAAGTATGCATCAAGGAAGAATGTAGGTGTTCGTATACCAGATGATCCTGTTTGCCAGGCAATACTGGAGAAGATGGAAGCCCCTTTAATATCCACAAG TGTCAAGTCGCCAAAGGAGAATGAATGGATGTTAGATCCGGTCGTGATAGCTGACGTATATGGACCTGAg GGTCTTGATTTTGTTGTTGCCGCTGGTACTAGAGTTGCTGATCCATCTACTGTGGTGGACATGACTGGGAGTTTGCCTCGAATAATACGACAAGGAAAG GGTCCTAAGCAGCCGTGGATGGttgcagaagaagaagaagaagaagattctGATGTAAAGGAAGACCACGTGGTCCCTCGTGTAGCTTAG